In Nocardia yunnanensis, one DNA window encodes the following:
- a CDS encoding DUF4191 domain-containing protein codes for MAAGKGGNPSKEAKAAAKAARKQASKERRQQLWQAFQMQRKEDKLLLPLMIGAFLGITVLFLVIGLIFGMQWFLLPIGLLLGALAAFIIFGRRVQKNVYAKAEGQAGAAAWVLDNLQGKWRVTPGVAATTQLDAVHRVVGLPGVILVAEGSPQRVKSLLAQEKKKVSRLVGDTPIYDIVIGNDKDQVAIKDLQRYLTKLPRNIDTKRMDLIEGRLSALATRGGPALPKGPLPSGAKMRGVQRSIRRR; via the coding sequence ATGGCAGCAGGCAAGGGCGGTAATCCGTCGAAGGAAGCGAAGGCCGCGGCGAAGGCGGCGCGCAAACAGGCGTCGAAGGAGCGTCGCCAACAGTTGTGGCAGGCGTTCCAGATGCAGCGCAAGGAGGACAAACTCCTGCTGCCGCTGATGATCGGCGCCTTCCTCGGCATCACCGTGCTGTTCCTGGTGATCGGCCTGATCTTCGGCATGCAGTGGTTCCTGCTGCCGATCGGCCTGCTGCTGGGCGCGCTCGCCGCCTTCATCATCTTCGGCCGCCGCGTGCAGAAGAACGTGTACGCCAAGGCCGAGGGCCAGGCCGGCGCGGCCGCCTGGGTGCTGGACAACCTCCAGGGCAAGTGGCGTGTCACCCCCGGTGTCGCCGCCACCACCCAGCTCGACGCCGTGCACCGCGTGGTCGGCCTACCCGGCGTGATCCTGGTCGCCGAGGGCTCCCCGCAGCGCGTGAAATCCCTGCTCGCGCAGGAGAAGAAGAAGGTCTCGCGCCTCGTCGGCGACACCCCGATCTACGACATCGTGATCGGCAACGACAAGGACCAGGTCGCCATCAAGGACCTCCAGCGCTACCTCACCAAGCTCCCCCGCAATATCGACACCAAGCGCATGGACCTCATCGAAGGCCGCCTCTCGGCCCTGGCCACCCGCGGCGGCCCCGCCCTCCCGAAGGGCCCCCTCCCCTCCGGCGCGAAAATGCGCGGCGTCCAACGCTCCATCCGCCGCCGCTGA
- a CDS encoding HNH endonuclease family protein, with protein sequence MRSTDHWPAPAGRRTRFPATVALLLAMAALAGCGSHSSVTEPAASLESAAPAGQPLSRSTALLFSEAVLPSPADARALLDALPVQGRAPTTGYARDRFGEPWTDDVDVAGGHNGCDTRDDILGRDLQDVAFEPGTNDCVVLSGTLNDPYTGRTLEFVRGKDTSNLVQVDHVVSLSDAWQKGAQQLTARERANFANDPRNLLAVDAAANRQKGSGDAASWLPPEKSFRSTYVIKQITVKSAYSLWVTPAEKDAMIRVLDGRTH encoded by the coding sequence ATGCGGTCGACGGACCACTGGCCCGCCCCCGCCGGTCGCCGGACCCGGTTTCCGGCCACGGTCGCGCTCCTGCTGGCGATGGCCGCCCTGGCGGGCTGCGGCTCGCACAGTTCGGTCACCGAACCCGCCGCCTCCCTCGAGTCGGCCGCCCCTGCCGGCCAACCGCTTTCACGCTCGACGGCGCTGCTGTTCTCCGAGGCCGTCCTGCCCTCCCCGGCCGATGCCCGCGCCCTGCTCGACGCCCTCCCGGTGCAAGGCCGCGCCCCCACAACCGGCTACGCCCGCGACCGGTTCGGCGAGCCCTGGACCGACGATGTCGACGTCGCGGGCGGCCACAACGGCTGCGACACCCGCGACGACATCCTCGGCCGCGACCTCCAGGACGTGGCGTTCGAACCCGGCACTAACGACTGCGTGGTGTTGTCGGGCACGCTCAACGATCCGTACACCGGCAGAACCCTCGAGTTCGTGCGCGGCAAGGACACCTCGAACCTGGTGCAGGTCGACCATGTGGTGTCGCTGTCGGATGCCTGGCAGAAGGGCGCGCAGCAGCTGACCGCGCGTGAGCGCGCCAACTTCGCCAACGATCCGCGCAACCTGCTGGCCGTCGACGCGGCGGCCAACCGGCAGAAGGGATCCGGCGACGCCGCGTCCTGGCTGCCGCCGGAGAAGTCCTTCCGCAGCACCTACGTGATCAAGCAGATCACCGTGAAATCCGCCTATTCCCTGTGGGTGACGCCCGCGGAGAAGGACGCCATGATCCGTGTGCTCGACGGCCGCACCCACTGA
- a CDS encoding excalibur calcium-binding domain-containing protein gives MNKVLAACGLTAAIAAALLAVTAAPANAEFTTAPATFDTAPAQIPVAPSDDPAPIPAVPAATTARDLLAGAGLVVPAADPYYKNCTEARDAGAAPIRKGEPGYRPALDRDNDGIACE, from the coding sequence ATGAACAAAGTCCTGGCCGCCTGCGGCCTGACCGCCGCCATCGCCGCTGCCCTGCTCGCGGTGACCGCCGCCCCCGCGAACGCCGAATTCACCACCGCCCCGGCCACTTTCGATACGGCCCCCGCCCAGATCCCGGTCGCCCCCTCCGACGACCCCGCCCCGATCCCCGCGGTTCCCGCCGCCACCACCGCCCGCGATCTGCTCGCGGGCGCCGGCCTGGTCGTCCCCGCCGCCGACCCCTACTACAAGAACTGCACCGAAGCGCGAGACGCCGGCGCGGCCCCCATCCGCAAGGGCGAGCCCGGCTACCGCCCCGCTCTCGACCGCGACAACGACGGCATCGCCTGCGAGTAG
- a CDS encoding elongation factor G-like protein EF-G2 — protein MVERTSTAQGVNGRVVVAERPDDIRNVVLVGHSGSGKTTLVEALAVAAGAVPRAGRVEDGTCVSDYDDIEQRQHRSVQLSVVPMGWERLKVNLLDTPGYADFVGELRAGLRAADAALFILSAAAGVEGVSGATLALWEECAQVGMPRAIVLTHLDTARADFEDMTETCREILGGGRSESMLPLHLPVYGPKAADGHRQVTGLIDLLTEHVYDYSTGERTETPVSAEQRAQMEEARGRLIEGIIAESEDETLMDRYLSGEEIDLTTLVADLEKAVARGSFHPVLIAAPPPEGARQGLGTVEILDLIARGFPTPAEHSVFATGSGGKSSAVACDPSAPLAAEVIRTASDPYVGRLSLVRVFSGTLHADDTVHVCGHGPADTGNHDADERVGGVSAPFGKQQRPLPQAIAGDIVCVSKLTRAETGDTLSAKDCPLIIEPWAMPDPLLPVAISAHSKADEDKLSQGLSRLVAEDPTVRLEQNPDTHQLVLWCLGEAHREVALERLRSRFGVQVDVIEHKVALRETFATTASAKGRHVKQSGGHGQYAICEIEVAPLPEGSGIEFVDKVVGGVVPRQFIPSVEKGVRAQALRGVAAGYPLVDVRVTLFDGKAHSVDSSDAAFQMAGALALREAAGSARISLLEPISAVRVVVADEYVGPVLGDLSSRRGRVLGTEPAGLGRTMIRAEVPELELSRYAVDLRSLAHGAATFTRAYARHEAMPAQLAESIRKSAN, from the coding sequence ATGGTCGAGCGAACGTCGACGGCGCAAGGTGTCAACGGCAGGGTAGTCGTGGCCGAAAGGCCGGACGATATACGGAATGTGGTGCTGGTCGGCCACAGCGGGTCGGGGAAGACCACGCTGGTGGAGGCGCTGGCCGTGGCCGCCGGGGCGGTGCCGCGGGCGGGGCGGGTGGAGGACGGCACCTGCGTGTCGGATTACGACGATATCGAGCAGCGGCAGCACCGGTCGGTGCAGTTGTCGGTGGTGCCGATGGGGTGGGAGCGGCTCAAGGTCAATCTGCTCGACACCCCGGGGTACGCGGATTTCGTCGGGGAGCTGCGGGCCGGTCTGCGGGCAGCGGACGCGGCCCTTTTCATTCTCTCCGCGGCCGCCGGCGTGGAAGGCGTGAGCGGGGCGACGCTGGCTTTGTGGGAGGAGTGCGCGCAGGTCGGGATGCCGCGCGCCATCGTGCTCACCCATTTGGACACCGCGCGTGCCGATTTCGAGGACATGACCGAGACCTGCCGGGAGATTCTGGGCGGCGGCCGATCGGAATCGATGCTGCCGCTGCATCTTCCGGTGTACGGGCCGAAGGCCGCCGACGGGCATCGACAGGTCACCGGGTTGATCGATCTGCTCACCGAGCACGTCTACGACTATTCGACCGGCGAGCGCACCGAAACCCCTGTCTCCGCGGAACAGCGCGCGCAGATGGAGGAGGCGCGCGGACGGCTCATCGAGGGCATCATCGCCGAGAGCGAGGACGAGACCCTGATGGACCGGTACCTCAGCGGCGAGGAAATCGACCTCACCACGCTGGTCGCCGATCTGGAGAAGGCGGTGGCGCGCGGCAGTTTTCATCCGGTGCTGATCGCCGCCCCGCCGCCGGAAGGTGCGCGGCAGGGGCTGGGCACGGTAGAGATCCTGGATCTGATCGCGCGTGGATTCCCCACGCCCGCAGAGCATTCCGTCTTCGCGACCGGTTCGGGCGGGAAATCCTCGGCGGTCGCCTGCGATCCCTCCGCGCCGTTGGCGGCCGAGGTGATCCGCACCGCCTCCGACCCGTATGTGGGCCGGTTGTCGCTGGTGCGCGTGTTCTCGGGCACTCTGCACGCCGACGACACCGTACACGTGTGCGGGCACGGGCCCGCCGACACCGGCAATCACGATGCCGACGAACGCGTGGGCGGGGTGTCCGCGCCGTTCGGCAAACAGCAGCGGCCGCTGCCGCAGGCCATCGCCGGCGACATCGTGTGCGTGAGCAAGCTGACGCGGGCGGAGACCGGGGATACGTTGTCCGCCAAGGACTGCCCGCTGATCATCGAGCCGTGGGCGATGCCGGATCCGCTGCTGCCGGTGGCCATCAGCGCGCACAGCAAGGCCGATGAGGACAAGCTCTCGCAGGGGTTGTCACGGCTGGTCGCCGAGGATCCGACGGTGCGGCTGGAACAGAATCCCGACACCCATCAGCTGGTGCTGTGGTGTCTGGGCGAGGCGCATCGGGAGGTGGCGCTCGAGCGGTTGCGGTCGCGGTTCGGGGTGCAGGTCGACGTGATCGAGCACAAGGTGGCGTTGCGCGAGACCTTCGCGACCACGGCATCCGCCAAGGGGCGGCATGTGAAGCAGTCCGGCGGGCACGGGCAGTACGCCATCTGCGAGATCGAGGTCGCGCCGCTGCCGGAGGGCTCCGGGATCGAATTCGTGGACAAGGTGGTCGGCGGAGTCGTTCCGCGGCAGTTCATTCCGTCGGTGGAGAAGGGCGTGCGCGCGCAGGCCCTGCGCGGCGTGGCCGCCGGCTATCCGCTGGTGGATGTGCGGGTGACGCTGTTCGACGGCAAGGCCCACTCCGTCGACTCCTCCGACGCCGCGTTCCAGATGGCCGGTGCGCTGGCGCTGCGCGAGGCCGCCGGATCCGCCCGCATCAGCCTGCTGGAGCCGATCTCCGCGGTGCGCGTGGTGGTGGCCGACGAATACGTCGGCCCGGTGCTGGGCGACCTGTCCAGCCGGCGCGGCCGCGTCCTCGGCACCGAACCGGCGGGCCTCGGCCGCACCATGATTCGCGCCGAAGTCCCCGAACTCGAGCTCAGCCGCTACGCGGTGGACCTACGCTCCCTCGCCCACGGCGCGGCCACCTTCACCCGCGCCTACGCCCGCCACGAAGCCATGCCCGCCCAGCTGGCCGAATCGATTCGCAAGAGCGCGAACTGA
- the lipA gene encoding lipoyl synthase, protein MTSVDNPTPTSAAAPQGRKLLRIEARNAETPIERKPSWIRTRATMGPEYTELKGLVKREGLHTVCEEAGCPNIFECWEDREATFLIGGEQCTRRCDFCQIDTGKPAALDRDEPRRVAESVQAMGLRYSTITGVARDDLEDGGAWLYAETVRAIKALNPNTGVELLIPDFNAVPEQLAEVFSSRPEVLAHNLETVPRVFKRIRPAFRYERSLAVITAAREAGLVTKSNLILGMGETPEEITEALRDLHEAGCDIITITQYLRPSPRHHPVDRWVKPEEFVEHSKAAEEMGFAGVMAGPLVRSSYRAGRLYAQAMRHHGREISPEMRHLAEEGSAAQEATSVLARFGAAKA, encoded by the coding sequence GTGACCTCTGTCGACAACCCGACACCAACGAGTGCGGCCGCACCCCAGGGCCGCAAGCTGCTCCGCATCGAGGCGCGCAACGCCGAGACCCCGATCGAGCGCAAACCCTCCTGGATCCGCACCCGCGCGACCATGGGCCCCGAGTACACCGAACTCAAGGGTCTGGTGAAACGTGAAGGGCTGCACACGGTCTGCGAGGAAGCCGGGTGTCCCAACATCTTCGAATGCTGGGAAGATCGCGAGGCCACCTTCCTGATCGGCGGCGAACAGTGCACGCGGCGCTGCGACTTCTGCCAGATCGACACCGGCAAGCCCGCCGCGCTCGATCGTGACGAGCCGCGGCGGGTGGCCGAGAGCGTGCAGGCCATGGGGCTGCGCTACTCGACCATCACCGGCGTCGCGCGCGACGATCTCGAGGACGGCGGCGCGTGGCTGTACGCGGAGACCGTGCGCGCCATCAAGGCGCTCAATCCGAATACCGGTGTCGAGCTGCTGATTCCGGACTTCAACGCGGTGCCCGAGCAGTTGGCCGAGGTGTTCTCGTCGCGGCCCGAGGTGCTGGCGCACAACCTGGAGACGGTGCCGCGCGTGTTCAAGCGCATCCGGCCCGCGTTCCGGTACGAGCGGTCGCTGGCGGTCATCACCGCCGCGCGTGAGGCCGGGCTGGTCACCAAGTCCAACCTCATCCTGGGCATGGGCGAGACCCCGGAGGAGATCACCGAGGCGCTGCGCGACCTGCACGAGGCGGGCTGCGACATCATCACCATCACCCAGTACCTGCGGCCCTCGCCGCGGCATCACCCGGTCGACCGGTGGGTCAAGCCGGAGGAGTTCGTCGAGCATTCCAAGGCCGCCGAGGAAATGGGATTCGCCGGCGTGATGGCCGGACCGCTGGTCCGCTCCTCCTACCGCGCCGGCCGCCTCTACGCCCAGGCCATGCGCCACCACGGCCGCGAGATCTCCCCGGAAATGCGGCACCTGGCCGAGGAAGGCTCTGCCGCCCAGGAAGCCACCAGCGTGCTCGCGCGCTTCGGAGCGGCAAAAGCCTGA
- the lipB gene encoding lipoyl(octanoyl) transferase LipB, whose amino-acid sequence MSESSTATAPLPRAVSARFDGTPLVVENLGLIDYQEAWELQRTIAAERADGIGADRLLLLEHPFVYTAGRRTEPQDLPMDGSPVIEVDRGGKITWHGPGQLVGYPIVRLAEPVDVVAYVRRLEEAIIAVCAQLGLETGRVEGRSGVWVPESELLPERKVAAIGVRVQRGVTLHGISLNCDASLAGFDAIVPCGIRDAGVTTLSRELGRDVTVAEVRPLVADAIARALDGELKVTDHAISRCAAAAAECPEPLPAALTDQFPVVPAAVPAEGE is encoded by the coding sequence GTGAGCGAGAGCAGTACGGCCACCGCACCGTTACCCCGTGCGGTATCCGCCCGCTTCGACGGCACACCCCTCGTCGTCGAGAATCTGGGCCTCATCGACTACCAGGAAGCCTGGGAGCTACAGCGCACGATCGCGGCCGAGCGCGCCGACGGGATCGGCGCCGACCGGCTGCTGCTGCTGGAACACCCCTTCGTCTACACCGCCGGACGCCGGACCGAACCGCAGGATCTGCCCATGGACGGCAGCCCGGTCATCGAGGTGGATCGCGGCGGCAAGATCACCTGGCACGGGCCCGGGCAATTGGTCGGCTATCCCATTGTGCGGCTGGCCGAACCGGTCGACGTGGTCGCCTATGTGCGACGGCTCGAGGAAGCGATCATCGCCGTCTGCGCGCAGCTCGGGCTGGAAACCGGTCGGGTGGAAGGACGTTCGGGCGTGTGGGTGCCGGAGTCGGAGTTGCTGCCCGAGCGCAAGGTCGCGGCGATCGGCGTGCGCGTCCAGCGCGGGGTCACCCTGCACGGGATCTCGCTGAACTGCGATGCCAGCCTGGCCGGGTTCGACGCCATCGTGCCGTGCGGGATTCGCGATGCGGGCGTGACCACGCTCAGCCGCGAACTCGGCCGCGACGTCACCGTGGCGGAGGTGCGGCCGCTGGTGGCCGATGCCATCGCGCGCGCCCTCGACGGCGAGTTGAAGGTGACCGATCACGCCATCTCCCGCTGCGCCGCCGCCGCGGCCGAATGCCCCGAGCCGCTGCCCGCGGCCCTGACCGATCAGTTCCCGGTGGTGCCCGCCGCAGTGCCCGCCGAGGGCGAATGA
- a CDS encoding GNAT family N-acetyltransferase — translation MTNRPSELVVRDARESDLPEILVIHNNAIAETTAIWDTELADLDERKAWFATRTGAGHPVLVAEIDGRVAGYASYGQFRPKSGYRFAVENSVYVSDIFQRRGVATALMNALLERAQHSDVHTMIAAIESSNRTSIALHEKFGFTIVGQLPEVGHKFGRWMDLTLMQRMVGEGVTSQS, via the coding sequence GTGACCAATCGACCGTCCGAACTCGTGGTTCGGGATGCGCGTGAGAGCGATCTGCCGGAGATCCTGGTGATCCACAACAACGCCATCGCCGAGACCACCGCCATCTGGGATACCGAGCTCGCCGATCTGGACGAACGCAAGGCGTGGTTCGCGACGCGGACCGGGGCCGGGCATCCGGTGCTGGTCGCCGAGATCGACGGGCGGGTGGCTGGGTACGCGAGTTATGGGCAGTTTCGGCCGAAGTCGGGCTATCGGTTCGCGGTCGAGAACTCGGTCTACGTGTCAGATATATTCCAGCGCCGCGGGGTGGCGACCGCGCTGATGAACGCGCTGCTCGAGCGCGCGCAGCACTCGGACGTGCACACCATGATCGCGGCGATCGAATCGAGTAACCGCACGTCGATCGCCCTGCACGAGAAATTCGGCTTCACGATCGTGGGGCAGTTGCCCGAAGTCGGGCACAAATTCGGGCGCTGGATGGACTTGACGCTCATGCAACGCATGGTCGGCGAAGGGGTAACGTCGCAATCGTGA
- a CDS encoding TIGR01777 family oxidoreductase, whose translation MKVVVAGSSGLIGTALVAALRRDGHQVTRLVRRPVHARDEFTWDPVRSHLDERALRGADAVVNLCGASIGRRRWNGSYKQELRDSRIVPTDVLASAVAAAGVPTLVNASGVHYYGGAGGDRVVTETSPAGTGFLAGLCVDWEAATEQAAEAGVRTVLLRSAVVLARGGGMLGMLYPLYFLGLGGRLGNGRQYVPWISLEDEVGAIVHALTQENLSGPVNMVGPAPVTNAEFTRALGRVMHRPTPLPVPAFALRLAVGEFAEEAILHGPRAIPTALEAAGYRFQHPTIGAALTATVGHAD comes from the coding sequence ATGAAGGTCGTGGTCGCCGGGTCCTCCGGCTTGATCGGGACGGCGCTCGTCGCGGCCCTGCGCCGCGACGGGCACCAGGTCACCCGCCTGGTGCGCCGTCCCGTCCACGCCCGCGACGAATTCACCTGGGACCCGGTGCGTTCGCACCTGGACGAGCGCGCGCTGCGCGGCGCCGACGCGGTGGTGAATCTGTGCGGGGCGAGCATCGGGCGGCGGCGCTGGAACGGCAGCTACAAGCAGGAGCTGCGCGACAGCCGGATCGTGCCGACCGATGTGCTCGCGTCCGCGGTCGCCGCCGCGGGAGTGCCGACGCTCGTCAACGCCAGCGGCGTGCACTACTACGGGGGTGCGGGCGGAGATCGGGTCGTCACCGAAACCTCGCCCGCCGGAACGGGTTTCCTGGCCGGGCTGTGCGTGGACTGGGAGGCCGCGACCGAGCAGGCCGCCGAGGCCGGAGTGCGCACGGTGCTGTTGCGGTCGGCGGTGGTGCTGGCGCGCGGCGGCGGGATGCTCGGAATGCTGTATCCGCTGTACTTTCTCGGCCTCGGCGGGCGGTTGGGCAACGGGCGGCAGTACGTGCCGTGGATCTCCCTCGAGGACGAGGTCGGCGCGATCGTGCACGCGCTGACGCAGGAAAACCTCAGCGGCCCAGTCAATATGGTGGGGCCCGCGCCGGTCACCAATGCCGAGTTCACGCGGGCGCTCGGGCGGGTCATGCACCGGCCCACTCCCCTGCCGGTGCCCGCGTTCGCGCTGCGGCTGGCCGTCGGCGAGTTCGCGGAAGAGGCAATCCTGCACGGGCCCAGGGCGATTCCGACCGCGCTGGAAGCGGCCGGGTACCGGTTCCAGCATCCGACGATCGGCGCCGCGCTGACCGCGACGGTGGGGCACGCGGACTAG
- the sucB gene encoding 2-oxoglutarate dehydrogenase, E2 component, dihydrolipoamide succinyltransferase, which translates to MTFSVQMPALGESVTEGTVTRWLKKEGDTVEVDEPLLEVSTDKVDTEIPSPAAGVLVKIVAQEDDVIEVGGELGVIGDAGSAPAPASTPEPEAAPAQEAPAPQQESAPAPAQESAPAAPASSGGASGTPVKMPELGESVTEGTVTRWLKQVGDEVAVDEPLLEVSTDKVDTEIPSPVAGTLLEISAQEDDVIAVGGQLGVIGSGSPAASAPAPAPAPAPEPAKAPEAAKAPEPAKAPEPAPAAEAPKPAAQAPAQKPEPIPAAATPAEEPSSNGGPYVTPLVRKLAAENNVDLATVTGSGVGGRIRKQDVLAAAESKKAPAPAAAAPAAAAPKAAPAAAAAPRPSLSHLPGTVQKASRIRQITASKTLESLQTTAQLTQVHEVDMTKIASLRNRAKAAFKQREGVNLTYLPFYAKAVIEALAVHPNINASYNSETKEITYHQVVNLGIAVDTEQGLLSPIIHNANDLSLAGLARAIADIANRARTGGLKPDELANGTFTITNIGSNGALFDTPILVPPQAAELGTGAIVRRPMVISDDGNEFIGIRSMAYLPLTYDHRLIDGADAGRFVTTIKHRLEEAAFEGDLGL; encoded by the coding sequence ATGACCTTCTCCGTCCAGATGCCGGCTCTTGGTGAGAGCGTCACCGAGGGCACTGTGACCAGGTGGCTGAAGAAGGAAGGAGACACGGTCGAGGTCGACGAGCCGCTGCTCGAGGTCTCCACCGACAAGGTCGACACCGAGATCCCGTCCCCGGCCGCAGGCGTTCTCGTGAAGATCGTCGCCCAGGAGGACGACGTGATCGAGGTCGGCGGAGAGCTCGGCGTGATCGGCGATGCCGGTTCCGCTCCGGCCCCGGCCTCCACCCCCGAACCCGAAGCCGCGCCCGCGCAGGAGGCCCCGGCCCCGCAGCAGGAATCCGCGCCCGCCCCGGCGCAGGAATCCGCGCCGGCCGCACCCGCCTCCTCCGGTGGCGCCTCCGGCACCCCGGTCAAGATGCCGGAGCTCGGTGAGTCCGTCACCGAGGGCACCGTCACCCGCTGGCTCAAGCAGGTCGGCGACGAAGTGGCCGTGGACGAGCCGCTGCTCGAGGTGTCCACCGACAAGGTCGACACCGAGATCCCGTCGCCGGTCGCGGGCACGCTGCTCGAGATCTCCGCGCAGGAGGACGACGTGATCGCCGTCGGCGGTCAGCTGGGTGTGATCGGCAGTGGCTCGCCCGCCGCCTCGGCCCCGGCGCCCGCTCCTGCCCCGGCCCCCGAACCCGCGAAGGCGCCCGAGGCCGCGAAGGCCCCGGAGCCCGCCAAGGCTCCCGAGCCCGCTCCGGCCGCCGAGGCGCCGAAGCCCGCCGCGCAGGCTCCCGCCCAGAAGCCCGAGCCGATCCCGGCCGCGGCCACCCCGGCCGAGGAGCCGTCCTCCAACGGCGGCCCGTACGTGACCCCGCTGGTGCGAAAGTTGGCCGCGGAGAACAACGTCGACCTCGCCACCGTCACCGGTTCCGGTGTCGGCGGCCGCATCCGCAAGCAGGATGTGCTCGCGGCCGCGGAGTCGAAGAAGGCTCCTGCGCCGGCTGCCGCCGCGCCCGCCGCCGCCGCTCCGAAGGCCGCCCCGGCCGCTGCCGCCGCGCCGCGTCCGTCGCTGTCGCATCTGCCCGGCACGGTCCAGAAGGCCAGCCGCATCCGGCAGATCACCGCGAGCAAGACCCTCGAGTCGCTGCAGACCACCGCGCAGCTGACCCAGGTGCACGAGGTCGACATGACCAAGATCGCGTCCCTGCGCAACCGCGCCAAGGCCGCGTTCAAGCAGCGGGAGGGCGTGAACCTCACCTACCTGCCGTTCTACGCCAAGGCCGTCATCGAGGCGCTGGCGGTGCACCCGAACATCAACGCGTCCTACAACTCCGAGACCAAGGAGATCACCTACCACCAGGTGGTCAACCTCGGTATCGCGGTGGACACCGAGCAGGGTCTGCTCTCGCCGATCATCCACAACGCCAACGACCTGTCGCTGGCCGGACTGGCGCGGGCCATCGCCGATATCGCCAACCGGGCGCGCACCGGCGGCCTCAAGCCGGACGAGCTGGCCAACGGCACCTTCACCATCACCAATATCGGCTCGAACGGCGCGCTGTTCGACACCCCGATCCTGGTGCCGCCGCAGGCCGCCGAGCTCGGCACCGGCGCGATCGTGCGCCGCCCCATGGTGATCAGCGATGACGGCAACGAGTTCATCGGCATCCGCTCGATGGCCTACCTGCCGCTCACCTACGATCACCGCCTCATCGACGGCGCGGACGCGGGTCGCTTCGTGACCACGATCAAGCACCGGCTGGAAGAGGCGGCGTTCGAGGGCGATCTCGGCCTGTAA
- a CDS encoding oxidoreductase has protein sequence MAFLNLFGRNGSTRPGDADPETMAHLAAWTRTHYGVEAFVEPRTTVSDVTVILIAHDGEWTRRVVGERGAHRLSTTLNIPVYDARRVGYPQRLRDYESRRRILERRTTEWQLTDDPRP, from the coding sequence ATGGCTTTCCTGAATCTGTTCGGCCGCAACGGCAGCACCCGCCCGGGAGACGCCGACCCCGAAACCATGGCCCATCTGGCCGCCTGGACCCGAACCCATTACGGCGTCGAAGCTTTCGTGGAACCCCGCACCACCGTCTCCGACGTCACGGTCATCCTCATCGCCCACGACGGCGAATGGACCCGCCGCGTAGTAGGCGAACGCGGCGCCCATCGCCTCTCCACCACCCTGAACATCCCCGTCTACGACGCCCGCCGAGTCGGCTACCCCCAACGCCTCCGCGACTACGAATCCCGCCGCCGCATCCTCGAACGCCGCACCACCGAATGGCAACTGACCGACGACCCCCGTCCCTGA